A region of Haloplanus sp. XH21 DNA encodes the following proteins:
- a CDS encoding RNA-guided endonuclease InsQ/TnpB family protein, whose product MADDYVRRTAITRLSVDDEQRELLEETISAWKRGCQIATDMAWNVCNAKSDVQPLAYDDVREQTDLGSQHAILATHQAAQAITGCIERKSNGKKISKPTFTAPTVKYDTRTMTLFDDDTVSLSTTESRVRCDLALPDADDGYQRQYLDSEEWSVTESTLTARDGDYFLHIGFRRHKNDTERNIAEDGAVLGVDLGIENLAVTSTAYFFSGRELTHDLREFEKVRAGLQQTRTRSAHRTLEQSNGRERRYVRDVLHRASNAIVDEALRYGCDVIAFEDLTYIRDRTSASWGHKWAFRTLYEQVEYKAEAVGIAVTQVGSAYTSKRCAECGFTADENRPTRNDFQCQKCESEANADYNAAKNIGMRYVRRGQQSSRRTGNSQLALKSGTVTPSDGFTAHPDGFEAEFMDKPHPPRANPSG is encoded by the coding sequence GTGGCGGACGACTATGTGCGTCGGACGGCAATCACTCGCCTCTCGGTAGATGACGAGCAACGCGAGTTGCTTGAGGAAACCATCTCTGCGTGGAAGCGTGGTTGCCAAATCGCTACGGATATGGCGTGGAACGTCTGCAACGCCAAGAGCGACGTACAACCCCTCGCCTACGACGACGTGCGCGAGCAAACCGACCTCGGAAGCCAACACGCGATCCTCGCCACTCACCAAGCCGCCCAAGCCATCACCGGCTGTATCGAACGCAAGTCCAACGGCAAGAAGATTAGCAAGCCCACGTTCACCGCACCAACGGTGAAATATGACACCCGGACGATGACGTTGTTCGACGACGATACAGTGTCACTCTCTACAACGGAGAGTCGCGTCCGGTGTGACCTTGCCCTCCCTGACGCCGACGACGGCTACCAACGGCAGTACCTCGACTCCGAGGAGTGGAGCGTCACGGAAAGTACGCTCACCGCCCGCGACGGCGACTACTTTTTGCATATCGGCTTCCGCCGACACAAGAACGATACCGAACGGAACATCGCCGAGGACGGAGCGGTTCTCGGGGTTGACCTCGGTATCGAAAACCTCGCCGTCACCAGCACCGCCTACTTTTTCAGCGGGCGAGAGTTGACCCACGATCTCCGTGAGTTCGAGAAGGTACGCGCCGGACTCCAACAGACCAGAACGCGAAGTGCCCATCGCACGCTCGAACAGTCGAATGGCCGTGAACGTCGCTACGTCCGTGACGTACTCCACCGAGCATCGAACGCCATCGTGGATGAAGCACTCCGATACGGGTGCGACGTAATCGCGTTCGAGGATTTGACTTACATCCGTGACCGAACGAGTGCGTCGTGGGGTCACAAGTGGGCGTTCCGAACGCTGTACGAGCAGGTGGAATACAAGGCCGAAGCAGTCGGCATTGCAGTTACACAAGTGGGTTCGGCGTACACGTCGAAACGATGCGCCGAGTGCGGCTTTACAGCAGACGAGAATCGCCCAACTCGCAACGACTTCCAGTGTCAGAAGTGCGAGTCGGAAGCGAACGCGGACTACAACGCGGCGAAAAACATCGGGATGCGGTACGTCCGTCGAGGCCAACAGTCGTCTCGGCGGACGGGCAACAGTCAGCTTGCCCTGAAGTCTGGAACAGTGACGCCGAGTGACGGATTTACCGCCCACCCAGACGGGTTCGAGGCCGAGTTCATGGACAAGCCACACCCTCCACGAGCGAACCCGTCAGGGTGA